From the genome of Pseudomonas putida:
CGACAAGACCGAGCTGATCAGCAAGGGGGCAGGCCTGGCCTACCCGATCCGCGACGGCATCCCGGTGATGCTGGAAAGCGAGGCGCGCACCCTGACCGACGACGAGCGTCTGGACAAATGAGCGTGAATTTCACCGTGGTGATTCCCGCTCGCCTGCGCTCCACGCGCCTGCCGGGCAAGCCTTTGCTGGCGATCGCCGGCAAGCCGATGGTCCAGCATGTCTGGGAGCAGGCACGCAAGAGTGGCGCCAGCCGCGTGGTCATCGCCACCGACGATGCCAGCATCGTCGAGGCCTGCCAGGCATTCGGCGCCGAGGTGCTGCTGACCCGCGCCGACCATGAGTCCGGCACCGACCGCCTGGCCGAAGTCGCCGCCCACCTGGGCCTGCCTGCCGACGCCATCGTGGTCAACGTGCAGGGTGACGAGCCGTTGATCCCGCCGGTGATCATCGACCAGGTGGCCGCCAACCTGGCCGCTCACCCTGAAGCCGGTATCGCCACCCTGGCCGAGCCGATCGCCGAGCCGGAAACCGTGTTCAACCCCAATGCGGTGAAGGTGGTCAGCGACAAGAACGGCCTGGCCCTGACGTTCAGCCGTGCACCGCTGCCCTGGGCGCGCGATGCCTTCGCCAAGGATCGCACCGCGCTGCCTGAAGGCGTTCCATACCGCCGTCACATCGGCATGTACGCGTACCGCGTGGGCTTCCTACAGGACTTCGTCGGCTGGGGGCCTTGCTGGCTCGAGCAGACTGAGGCGCTGGAGCAACTGCGCGCCCTGTGGCACGGTGTGCGCATCCATGTCGAGGACGCCCTCGAGGCACCGGCGGTGGGCGTCGACACCCCTGAAGACCTGGAGCGCGTGCGGCGCTTGCTGGAGGCCTGATGCGCGTCCTGTTCGTCTGCCTGGGCAATATCTGCCGCTCGCCCACCGCCGAAGGCGTGCTGCGCCACCAATTGCAGGCCGCAGGCCTGGCCGGGCAGGTTCACGTGGCCTCGGCGGGTACCGGCGATTGGCATGTCGGCAAGGCGCCTGACAGCCGTACCTGCAAGGCGGCTCTGGCGCGTGGCTATGACCTCTCGGCGCAGCGCGCCCAGCAGGTCAAGGCCGCCCATTTTGCCGAGTACGACCTGATCCTGGCCATGGACGAAAGCAACCTCGGCCATTTGCGCGCCTTGCGTCCGCATACCGCCGTGGGCGAACTCGACCTGTTCCTGCGCCGCTATGGCGCGGCGCTCGATGAAGTGCCTGACCCTTACTATGGCGGCGCGGACGGGTTCGAGCAGGTGCTCGACCTGATCGAGGCGGCGTGCCGCGAGCTGGTCGTCGAAATCAAGGGGCGGCTATGACGGTGCAGTGGCAGGAACAGGTTTCGCTCAAGCCCTACAATACCTTCGGCATCGATGTGAAGGCCCGGTTTTTCACCCAGGCCCACAACGATGAAGAAGCGCGTGAAGCGCTGGCCGAGGCGCGTCGCCGGGGCCTGGCGGTATTCGTCATCGGCGGCGGTAGCAACCTGCTGCTGACCCGTGACATCGATGCGCTGGTGCTGCACATGGCCAGCCGAGGTCGTCGCCTGCTCACCGACGATGGCGAGCGCGTGGTGGTCGAGGCCGAGGCGGGCGAGCCCTGGCATCCGTTCGTGCAGTGGTCGCTGGGGCAGGGCTTGTGTGGCCTGGAGAATCTCAGCCTGATCCCGGGCACCGTGGGTGCGGCGCCGATGCAGAACGTCGGCGCCTATGGGGTGGAGATCAAGGATGTGTTCGTGGGGCTGACCGCGCTGGATCGGGAAACCGGCGAGCTGCGTGATTTCGACCTGCAGGCCTGCGCCTTCGGTTACCGCGACAGCCTGTTCAAGCGCACCCCGGGCCGTTGGTTGATCCTGCGTGTACGCTTTGCCTTGAGCCATGCCTTGCAGGCCCACCTGGACTACGGCCCGGTGCGCCAGCGGCTGGCGGAGCAGGGCGTGCAGCACCCTAGCGCACAAGCGATCAGCGACGCCATTTGCAGCATTCGTCGCGAAAAACTGCCGGACCCTGCCGAGCTGGGCAATGCTGGGAGCTTCTTCAAGAACCCGGTGGTTCCTGCCGAGCAGGTGGTGCGGATTCGAACCGAGCATCCCGGTGTAGTGGCTTATCCCCAGGACGATGGCCAGATGAAGCTGGCGGCGGGCTGGTTGATCGAGCAAGCCGGATGGAAGGGGTATCGCCAGGGCGATGCTGGCGTGCATCGGTTGCAGTCTCTGGTGCTGGTCAACCATGGCCAGGCGAGCGGGGCACAGTTGCATGACCTGGCGCAGCGCATTCAGGCAGACATCCTTGAGCGATTTGGGGTGGCGTTGGAGATGGAGCCCAACCTCTACTGATCGTGGGCGCGACACAAGGCCGCTCCCACAAAGAGGGTGGTCAGGGAGCTGGCTGGTTTGGCATTGGGGCTGGGAACGATCCATTTTGTGTAGCGGCGCTACTGGCCCCTTCCGCCTTTACGGCGGGTCCCTTTTTTCTTGGAAAAAGGGACGCAAAACCGCTTGCTCCCACATACGGCCCCTACGCTGCGCTTCGGGGTTCCCTCGCTCCGGCGGCTTGCGGCCCGCGCGGCCTACGACTTGCTGCGCAAGTCTACATCTCGCGCCTCCGGCTCCGCCGGAGGGTGCTTCGCACCTGGCCCTCCAGCCGCCTACGCTCGGCCTCCTGAGGTCGCGGGTAGATCAAGA
Proteins encoded in this window:
- a CDS encoding Trm112 family protein, with translation MDTKLLDILACPITKGPLKLSADKTELISKGAGLAYPIRDGIPVMLESEARTLTDDERLDK
- the kdsB gene encoding 3-deoxy-manno-octulosonate cytidylyltransferase, with amino-acid sequence MSVNFTVVIPARLRSTRLPGKPLLAIAGKPMVQHVWEQARKSGASRVVIATDDASIVEACQAFGAEVLLTRADHESGTDRLAEVAAHLGLPADAIVVNVQGDEPLIPPVIIDQVAANLAAHPEAGIATLAEPIAEPETVFNPNAVKVVSDKNGLALTFSRAPLPWARDAFAKDRTALPEGVPYRRHIGMYAYRVGFLQDFVGWGPCWLEQTEALEQLRALWHGVRIHVEDALEAPAVGVDTPEDLERVRRLLEA
- a CDS encoding low molecular weight protein-tyrosine-phosphatase encodes the protein MRVLFVCLGNICRSPTAEGVLRHQLQAAGLAGQVHVASAGTGDWHVGKAPDSRTCKAALARGYDLSAQRAQQVKAAHFAEYDLILAMDESNLGHLRALRPHTAVGELDLFLRRYGAALDEVPDPYYGGADGFEQVLDLIEAACRELVVEIKGRL
- the murB gene encoding UDP-N-acetylmuramate dehydrogenase, with protein sequence MTVQWQEQVSLKPYNTFGIDVKARFFTQAHNDEEAREALAEARRRGLAVFVIGGGSNLLLTRDIDALVLHMASRGRRLLTDDGERVVVEAEAGEPWHPFVQWSLGQGLCGLENLSLIPGTVGAAPMQNVGAYGVEIKDVFVGLTALDRETGELRDFDLQACAFGYRDSLFKRTPGRWLILRVRFALSHALQAHLDYGPVRQRLAEQGVQHPSAQAISDAICSIRREKLPDPAELGNAGSFFKNPVVPAEQVVRIRTEHPGVVAYPQDDGQMKLAAGWLIEQAGWKGYRQGDAGVHRLQSLVLVNHGQASGAQLHDLAQRIQADILERFGVALEMEPNLY